A region of the Quercus lobata isolate SW786 unplaced genomic scaffold, ValleyOak3.0 Primary Assembly Scq3eQI_1902, whole genome shotgun sequence genome:
gttaaagggACGGATTGGGTGTGCCGTCCAGGTGAGTGGGATACACTGCCTGGCGGTTATTTTGATAACACTTGGGCCTATATTAGGGAGTCAGGTTGCCCCCTTGTCTTACCGTCTCTTTTCATTTATCAGGGAGTTTTCTTGAGTCCGTCTCCTTTAACACCGTCTATTCCCTTTTATTTCAGCTAGTGCTCGCCCGGAGATATCTGACGAACAAAGGGAATTTATCCGTCGGATACTTGGCATATCGCTTGAGCAACGGAAGTGTAGGGACTTGATCACCCTAGACACCCTCCATTTGTATTGTGGGGGTCCAGAGCCGACGGTTGAAGCTCGGAAGTTGGAAGAATTTTCTCGTAAACGTAAGTCGAAGCCTTACATGACCCGTCGGTTTATTTCTTTCGTCGGCTATTACTGATCCgtcaatttattttgtgtagAGATGGAAGCTGCGAAGCAAAGGGTGAGGGCCGCTGCTGCCcgtaagaaggaggaggagaaagctAAGGGAAAAGAAGGAGCGTCAACCCCTCATTCCTCTTTGAAGAGTTCAGTTAAGAGGAAGGCTGACGGAAAGGACGATCCTCCTTCTAAGAAGGTAGCTGTCAGTGCAGGGGATGTGCCTTCCACGAAGTCGCCTCCCAAGTCTGGTCACGGTGCTGGGAAAGGAGTGATGACCTCTTCTGGTCCCGTCATTGAGGGACCCCGTTGCTTGCTGACCCACAAGGATTATGCTGTTGAGGGGGTAGAATCCCTCATAAAACAGACGGATCTTGACCCTTGTGCTCAGCTAGGGACGGAAGACCTGGGGGCGTCAGCTTTCTTTGACATAGCACGGGTATGCTTTTtactttgattaatttaatgtttGCCTTGCTTTATGGCTGACGGTTGTACTTCCTTCAGGCcttggttcgtgtaaaagcaCTTCAAGACCGGTGCGTGGCCAAAGAAGGCGTCGTTTCTCGGGTTAGGAGGCATAACGCCAATCTGATGGATCAGCAAGCGCAATATAAGGAGGCCGTCCGTCTCTTAAACTCAGAGCTGAAGGATGTAAAGGAGAAGTTGGGAGAGGCTGAGGGTCAGCAGAAGAAGCTTGAGGAGGAGGTTTCATCCTTACGTGCACAAGTAGAGACGGCTGGGACTGATGCGGTCCAAAAATTCAAGACAACCCAGTCATTTATTGACTCCTGCGCTGATTATTACGGCACAGGTTTCGACGATTGTCTGAGGCAGGTAGCGTCAGCTTATCCAGAGTTGGATCTATCCGGAATTACCATGGACGCCTCCGTGCCGATGACTCCTGCTCGTGAAACTGTTGCTGACAAAGGTGACGGACCTATTAGTTTGGACTCTTTGCTTAATGATGCCGGAGTTATTTTGGCTCAGCCAGCCGTCACTATTCCTGCCGAGTCTTCAGATGCGGCACAAATTGCCAAGGATAAAGCTGACGGGGTCTCCAAGGATGTTCCTGCCATTTAACCATAGCTtttctattgtaatttttgaacaatgtttttaaatgtCCTTTTGTTTATTGGGCTTTTTACCTGTAACTCTATTTGCCCCTTTTTATGGCACTTGGAATTCGTCGCTTTGAACATGTATACTGATTCTAATTTCTTATGGCCCCATTTATTTGATGAGATcgttatttttttgattttttagccCCTTTTTATCATTTCTACGGGCTTGTTGGTTTGAGAACCACGTTTGTAAGTAGGGTCTTACTTTTTCGTTAGACCGTCATCTATTGGACCGTCTGCCTTATAGGTCCGTTAGTTTTAGGACCTGgtccatatgatgatatttTCATCCGTTGATAGACCGTCACTTTTTAATTTTCGTTTTTCCGGACCGTTGTTTTCTTGGCCTTAGCCTTGACGTTTTTGACACCATTAGTCCGAGTCCTGGTCCATATGATTTTCATCCACtagaccgtcagctttttaagcctgGTGTATCTAACACCTTCATTAGTCCTTAGTTTTTTAGGACTTCGTCCATTTGATGATCGcttcatcttttggaccgtcggcTTATTAGATTTCCCGGACCGTTGGCCTTAGACTTGATTTCTCTGACAtcttttttggcccgtcagctttttaagctttggtgtatttaacaccttcatTAGTCCTTAGTTTTTTAGGACTTCGTCCATTtgatgattgtttcatcttttggaccgtcggttttttagatttcccggaccgttggccttagccttgatgtctctgacatcttttttggttcgtcagctttttaagctttggtgtatttaacaccttcatTAGTCCTTAGTTTTTTAGGACTTCGTCCATACgatgattgtttcatcttttggaccgtcggccttagccttgatgtctttgacgtCTTTTTGGTCCGTATGTTATGGACTTAGCGGTTTTGGCCGCGAACCTAGTAGACCGTAGAAGAAATACACTTCAGTAATTTCTgaaaaactcctcttattgtcATGCATTCAAATGaaagtaattaaaaccaaatcctgccccttgggctaaaaagaagaattgttgcaaaagattaaagtaaatgatagttatgaggagtgagactaaagtcttgctggaatgtaaaataaaaaattgaactttgtgctgtcgctcctactggtagtatcttcgtaggtgctcggtgttccacgggtgcggcagtttctttccttccaatgtCTCTAGATGGTATGTGCCTTTCCTTAGCCACGACGtaactctgtagggtccttcccaattggggccgagtttcccttgggtagggtccctagcggcgcccatgacctttctaagaacaaggtctccaacctggaagtccctgtgtcgaacccgagagttgtagtgtttagccatacggtcctggtatcgagcgagcctttgttctgctattGCCCTGATTTCGTCTATTAGGTCCAGCTGTAGTCGCATGGcctcatcatttttgttttcgtcgtggttgtgcaccctgtagcttgtgagcccaacttctgctggaATGACCGCTTCATTTCCATATgtcagtcggaatggtgtttctcctgtgggtgtccttgctgtcgtcctgtaagcccataatatgcttggcaattcatcgggccatataccctttgccccctcgagccgggtcttgataattttgagcaaggatcggttcgttacttcgacttggccattagcctgagggtgggcgggggaggaatagtggttctttattcctagttgtgagcagaaatctcgaaaggggtcgttgtcgaattgccgtccgttgtccgagacgaagactctaggaatgc
Encoded here:
- the LOC115972888 gene encoding uncharacterized protein LOC115972888, with the translated sequence MEAAKQRVRAAAARKKEEEKAKGKEGASTPHSSLKSSVKRKADGKDDPPSKKVAVSAGDVPSTKSPPKSGHGAGKGVMTSSGPVIEGPRCLLTHKDYAVEGVESLIKQTDLDPCAQLGTEDLGASAFFDIARALVRVKALQDRCVAKEGVVSRVRRHNANLMDQQAQYKEAVRLLNSELKDVKEKLGEAEGQQKKLEEEVSSLRAQVETAGTDAVQKFKTTQSFIDSCADYYGTGFDDCLRQVASAYPELDLSGITMDASVPMTPARETVADKGDGPISLDSLLNDAGVILAQPAVTIPAESSDAAQIAKDKADGVSKDVPAI